From a region of the Lactuca sativa cultivar Salinas chromosome 4, Lsat_Salinas_v11, whole genome shotgun sequence genome:
- the LOC111886976 gene encoding uncharacterized mitochondrial protein AtMg00810-like: MNTMFEMSYLGLLTHYLGIEVNQKEDGITMKQESYAKNLLIKTGMQDCNPTKTPMEHKLKLRKEYESELVNPIEYRSIVGGLRYLTHTKPGISFVVGIVSRFMEKPIVNHL, encoded by the coding sequence ATGAATACCATGTTTGAGATGAGTTATCTGGGACTCTTGACTCATTACTTGGGAATTGAAGTGAACCAAAAAGAAGATGGGATTACTATGAAACAGGAGTCATATGCCAAAAACTTGCTTATCAAAACAGGTATGCAAGATTGTAATCCCACAAAGACTCCTATGGAACACAAGCTCAAACTCCGGAAAGAATATGAAAGTGAACTGGTGAATCCCATAGAATATCGAAGCATAGTTGGTGGATTGAGATACCTAACTCATACCAAACCAGGCATATCCTTTGTTGTTGGAATTGTGAGCCGATTTATGGAGAAGCCAATTGTGAATCACCTTTAA
- the LOC111886977 gene encoding uncharacterized protein LOC111886977 — protein sequence MGDEIDTPTWEISVHSPIIEQVISKYKLKLKYGGFFRLARNSCRQVYCFGSTKSLYIDTCSYGLNHLLEEVKKHYPSQSDIVLSIVFVDKHAKEQCFIELDNDERFMVMLSMYNEEKEVTIYVTTEKLRYNCKLFSCQDQVIDESDDENETDSICLSQESYHSLHSSDNEYELLNYGETYAYSKINPFMKVNSKFPSAVSFRRALNHYALTNEFEYVIEKSDLTRLTACCDDKKCKWRIHASLTQDGVTFEVKKFVDTHSCTRSNKCGNKHATQGWIADVVTDKLKSEGDVSPADLKKWLMHSYNVEVPYMRVFRGREQAYTDMYGKWDDSYLNIYDFKQEIEKRNPGSIVEIDLQTVGDKKHFLRFFISLTACYKGFLAGCRPYIGLDACHLKGKFNGVLAAATSIDGNNGMFPVAYGVLESENTKSWTWFLKSLEKAIGTPNGLVISSDMQKGLEVAITQVYPDIEHRECLRHLCSNFKKHYRGDFFMSKLWEAANTYSVSKHDRLLNEIATVSKDAILYLNENHKKIWSRSKFGTLVKCDYITNNISETFNSWVGDIRYKPVLDLLDAIREKLMERFDKKRSKVKKWKGPLVPKAKNYLKTITKNLGEFQVCRSSDNKAEVNYKGSRWDVILDEKKCSCKKWQVTGLPCVHAAAFIAFTREPSWDKYVDTYFTVDKFKEAYALEIGPMPGKDQWVHIETVDKIYPPIIKRPPGRPKKNRIVPRDEPKKRHRCPRCGMYGHHQRTCKNPAHQGFDETSTSKKKEHKRS from the exons ATGGGTGATGAGATTGATACACCGACATGGGAAATAAGTGTTCACTCCCCGATAATTGA GCAAGTCATATCGAAATACAAGCTTAAACTGAAATATGGAGGCTTCTTTCGGTTAGCTAGGAACTCATGTAGGCAAGTATATTGTTTTGGATCTACAAAATCTCTCTATATAGACACATGTTCGTACGGCTTAAATCATCTACTTGAAGAGGTGAAAAAACATTATCCATCACAAAGTGATATTGTTTTGTCAATAGTATTTGTTGACAAACATGCAAAAGAGCAATGCTTTATTGAACTTGATAATGATGAGAGGTTCATGGTGATGCTTAGCATGTATAATGAGGAGAAAGAAGTAACAATTTATGTGACAACCGAAAAATTAAGGTATAACTGTAAATTGTTTAGTTGTCAAGATCAAGTTATTGATGAATCTGATGATGAAAATGAGACAGACTCAATTTGCCTAAGTCAAGAAAGTTATCATAGTCTTCATAGTTCTGATAATGAATATGAGCTTCTAAATTATGGTGAAACTTATGCATATAGTAAGATAAATCCATTTATGAAAGTGAATTCTAAATTCCCAAGTGCAGTTTCTTTTAGAAGAGCATTAAACCATTATGCACTAACAAATGAATTTGAGTATGTCATTGAGAAAAGTGATTTGACAAGACTTACAGCATGTTGTGACGATAAAAAGTGCAAATGGAGAATTCATGCTTCTCTTACACAAGATGGGGTTACGTTTGAA GTTAAGAAATTTGTAGATACTCATTCTTGTACTCGAAGCAACAAGTGTGGTAACAAACATGCCACTCAAGGGTGGATTGCTGATGTTGTAACCGACAAGTTGAAATCTGAAGGCGATGTCTCTCCTGCCGACCTGAAAAAGTGGCTTATGCATAGCTACAATGTTGAAGTACCATATATGAGAGTCTTTAGAGGAAGGGAGCAAGCTTATACCGATATGTATGGCAAGTGGGATGACTCTTATCTAAATATATATGATTTCAAACAGGAAATTGAAAAGAGAAACCCAGGAAGTATCGTGGAGATTGATTTACAGACAGTGGGTGACAAAAAACATTTCCTACGCTTTTTTATATCTTTAACAGCATGTTACAAGGGTTTTCTTGCTGGTTGTCGTCCTTACATTGGGCTTGATGCTTGTCATTTGAAAGGGAAATTTAATGGTGTGTTAGCCGCTGCCACAAGTATAGATGGTAACAATGGTATGTTTCCAGTAGCCTATGGTGTGCTTGAGTCGGAGAATACAAAATCATGGACTTGGTTTCTCAAGTCACTAGAAAAAGCGATTGGTACACCTAATGGTCTTGTTATCTCCTCTGACATGCAAAAAGGGTTAGAAGTAGCTATTACACAGGTTTATCCTGATATCGAGCATCGAGAATGCTTAAGACATTTATGTAGCAACTTCAAGAAACATTATCGAGGTGACTTTTTCATGAGCAAGCTATGGGAGGCTGCAAATACCTACTCTGTTAGTAAGCATGACAGATTGTTAAATGAAATTGCTACTGTAAGTAAAGATGCAATTTTATATTTGAATGAGAACCATAAAAAGATATGGAGTAGAAGTAAGTTTGGCACACTTGTCAAGTGTGATTACATCACCAACAATATTTCAGAAACTTTTAACTCTTGGGTAGGTGACATACGTTATAAACCAGTGCTTGATCTCCTTGATGCAATTAGAGAAAAGCTTATggaacgatttgacaagaaaaggAGTAAGGTGAAAAAATGGAAAGGACCACTAGTTCCAAAAGCAAAGAACTATCTCAAAACAATCACTAAG AACTTGGGTGAATTTCAAGTTTGTAGAAGCAGTGATAATAAAGCAGAAGTGAACTACAAAGGAAGTCGGTGGGATGTTATATTGGATGAGAAAAAATGTAGTTGTAAAAAATGGCAAGTTACAGGCCTTCCGTGTGTACATGCAGCTGCTTTTATTGCTTTCACAAGGGAGCCTAGTTGGGACAAATATGTTGATACATATTTCACAGTCGACAAATTTAAAGAAGCATATGCTTTAGAAATTGGTCCGATGCCCGGAAAAGATCAATGGGTGCATATAGAGACAGTCGATAAGATATACCCACCTATTATAAAACGGCCGCCTGGACGACCTAAAAAGAATAGAATTGTACCACGTGACGAGCCCAAGAAACGACACAGATGTCCGCGTTGTGGTATGTATGGACACCATCAAAGGACTTGCAAAAATCCCGCGCATCAAGGTTTTGATGAAACATCCACTAGCAAGAAGAAAGAACACAAAAGATCATGA
- the LOC111886982 gene encoding subtilisin-like protease SBT1.7 has product MNPRVILLMAVTMAVCHRYTAANTNQERKTYIVHMDKVVMPPEYSDHRNWYATSMESVSESPEMLYMYENVIHGFSTRLTVEQAKLLEKKHGVLSVKEEVIYKLHTTRSPEFLGLAGRETMFSGLGSGGDVVIGVVDTGVWPGSKSLDDTGFGPIPAWWKGECKNGTSFGVSNCNKKLIGATFFSRAYEATYGPIDETIESRSAIDDDGHGTHTATTAAGSTVTGASLFGFAKGTARGMAPNARLAVYKACWLGGCFGSDILAAIEKAIADRVHVLSLSIGGSLADYTNDVVAYGAFKAVSRGIFVACSAGNSGPGPFGLSNVAPWIATVGAGTLDREFPAYVVLGNGKKFRGVSLYSGKPLPESVVPVVYAGNISNTTGNLCLPGTLPRGRATGKIVMCERGGNSRVQKGMVVKAAGGVGMILANSDTFGEDLVADAHLIPTAAIGYRGGEAIKSYILSNDNPTATIASGVTELHIQPSPVVAAFSSRGPNPLTPEILKPDFIAPGVNILAGWTGKTGPTGLTEDTRRVEYNIVSGTSMSCPHVSGLAALLKAAHPAWTPAEIKSALMTTAYSAYKNGEGLKDIATGNPSTPFDHGSGHVDPIRAMDPGLVYDASPNDYLGFLCALNYSSNAIKMFGGGSFTCRKKYRVEDLNYPSFAVPLLTDSGEGGGVGGGPTTVKYTRTLKNVGTPATYKVSVWSKVAAVKITVDPEELIFTKQGEKKVYTVTFTASSMQSGSTGFGHLKWSGGKYVVSSPIAFSWV; this is encoded by the coding sequence ATGAACCCCAGGGTGATCCTCCTGATGGCCGTAACTATGGCGGTTTGCCACCGCTACACGGCGGCAAACACCAACCAGGAACGGAAAACGTACATCGTTCACATGGACAAGGTGGTGATGCCGCCGGAATATTCTGACCACCGGAACTGGTACGCAACATCTATGGAATCGGTTTCCGAGTCGCCGGAAATGTTGTATATGTATGAAAACGTCATCCACGGGTTCTCCACCCGGCTCACGGTTGAACAAGCGAAATTACTCGAGAAAAAACACGGTGTTTTATCAGTTAAAGAAGAGGTTATATACAAGCTTCACACCACCCGGTCACCGGAGTTTCTTGGACTTGCAGGGAGGGAGACGATGTTTTCCGGGCTGGGCTCCGGCGGTGATGTGGTGATTGGGGTGGTGGACACCGGTGTCTGGCCCGGAAGTAAAAGCTTAGACGACACTGGGTTCGGCCCGATTCCGGCGTGGTGGAAAGGCGAGTGTAAGAATGGTACGAGCTTCGGTGTATCAAACTGTAATAAGAAACTGATTGGGGCAACGTTCTTTTCGAGAGCATATGAAGCCACATACGGGCCGATTGATGAAACAATAGAATCGCGGTCTGCCATAGATGATGATGGACACGGGACCCACACCGCCACCACAGCCGCCGGTTCAACTGTGACCGGAGCTAGTCTTTTTGGGTTTGCGAAAGGGACGGCTCGTGGGATGGCTCCGAATGCCAGGCTGGCGGTTTATAAAGCGTGTTGGCTCGGTGGTTGTTTCGGGAGCGATATACTGGCGGCAATAGAAAAGGCGATTGCGGATCGTGTCCATGTTTTATCACTTTCAATTGGCGGCTCGCTTGCTGATTACACCAATGACGTGGTGGCTTATGGTGCGTTCAAGGCGGTTTCCCGTGGAATATTTGTAGCATGTTCTGCCGGAAACAGTGGGCCCGGCCCGTTTGGTTTATCGAATGTCGCGCCATGGATAGCTACGGTTGGTGCCGGAACCCTTGATCGTGAATTTCCGGCGTATGTTGTTCTCGGAAACGGGAAGAAATTCCGGGGAGTATCGCTTTATAGTGGAAAACCACTACCAGAATCCGTGGTTCCGGTTGTTTACGCCGGAAATATCAGCAACACCACCGGGAACTTATGTCTCCCGGGTACGTTGCCACGGGGGAGAGCCACCGGAAAAATTGTGATGTGTGAACGTGGCGGGAATTCGCGGGTGCAGAAGGGGATGGTGGTGAAGGCAGCCGGTGGTGTCGGAATGATTCTGGCGAACTCCGATACGTTCGGGGAGGACCTGGTGGCTGACGCCCACTTGATCCCAACCGCCGCCATCGGTTACCGAGGTGGTGAGGCGATAAAAAGCTATATACTCTCAAATGACAATCCAACGGCTACAATTGCATCCGGAGTAACCGAATTACACATCCAACCGTCACCAGTAGTTGCAGCTTTCAGTTCCCGGGGCCCGAACCCGCTCACCCCTGAAATCCTGAAACCAGATTTCATCGCACCAGGGGTAAATATTTTAGCCGGTTGGACCGGTAAAACCGGTCCAACCGGCTTAACAGAAGACACGCGACGTGTCGAATACAACATCGTGTCCGGGACATCGATGTCATGTCCCCACGTAAGCGGGTTAGCCGCCTTACTGAAGGCGGCTCACCCTGCGTGGACACCAGCAGAAATAAAATCAGCACTTATGACCACAGCTTACAGCGCATACAAAAACGGTGAAGGGCTGAAGGATATTGCAACCGGAAACCCATCGACCCCATTTGACCATGGTTCGGGCCATGTAGACCCAATTCGAGCCATGGACCCTGGTCTGGTCTATGACGCCTCACCTAACGACTATTTGGGCTTTCTTTGCGCTTTGAATTATAGTTCAAATGCCATTAAAATGTTTGGAGGTGGAAGTTTCACATGTAGAAAGAAATACAGGGTGGAAGATCTTAACTACCCGTCTTTTGCAGTTCCTTTGCTGACGGATTCCGGCGAAGGTGGTGGTGTCGGGGGTGGTCCGACCACCGTTAAGTACACCAGGACTCTGAAAAATGTGGGGACTCCGGCGACTTATAAGGTTTCGGTATGGTCAAAGGTGGCGGCAGTCAAGATTACGGTTGACCCAGAAGAGTTAATTTTCACGAAGCAAGGTGAGAAAAAGGTGTATACTGTTACATTTACAGCTAGTTCCATGCAATCGGGGTCTACTGGATTTGGTCATCTAAAGTGGTCCGGAGGAAAATATGTTGTGAGTAGTCCTATAGCTTTCAGTTGGGTATGA